In Thiohalophilus sp., the sequence CATTACTGGGTGAATATCGATCCATTCGATGATCAGGGGCAATTCTGCGACAAGGGACATTCCTATTTAAGTGCCATCTTCGTTGCCAATGATCGGCAGCGGCGCCTGGCCGAAGCCTCGCGCCAGAAAGTGGTCGAACAGTTTCCCGATAAAAAAGTAGTCACACCGATCCTTGAAGCTGGCACGTTCTGGCCCATTAAAGGCAGCGAGAGCCACCACCAGGACTACTACAAGAAGTCGCCCCTGCGTTACAAGTTCTACCGCCTGACTTGTGGGCGTGACAGTCGTCTGGAAGATATCTGGGGCAAGAAAAACTAAGTACGTATTTTGAATATTCGCCCACTGAGAGTGCTTTGTCTCGTTCTCTCTCGCATTGACGCTAAACAGGGAAGTCATTGCGAGTAAATCAGGCAATCTGTTAAACAAACCCCTTGAGGTTTGGAATACTTATTCAGATTTAACTGTCTGATTATGACGTTGTCACAGTTATTCGGGAGAGACGCATGCCGCACTTGATCATTGAATACAGCGCAGACTGTCTGGACGAACGCCAGGCGCAGACCATGGCCGATGCCGTGTTCGGGGCGGCGCTTGATTCCGGCCTGTTCGAGACGGCGAATATCAAATCCCGTGCGATCCCGATCACGGCATATCGGATGGGGGTTGAAGGCAAGGGTTTTGTCTGTGTGCGTTGCCGGATCCACGCCGGGCGCACGGGTGCACAGAAAAAGCAACTGTCCGAGGCCGTGGTTGCGACGCTGCGTGAGCTGGAGTTGGGTGTGGCGGCTATCACCGCCGAGGTGATCGACATGGACCCGGCCAGCTATTCCCGCTATTACGCCGACTGAACCGATGTAAGGTGGATCCGCCTGTGGCCTGTTCCACCCTGCAAGGTTAAACCGGCAGGCCGGATAAAGCGAAGCGGATCCGGCACTCCATCTGAACCGATATTCTCCGGAGATTTGTGGCGATTCCTTCGTCGCCCGTTCCTCGCAATCATGTCCGTGTTGGCACTCATTGCACGCAAAGCGCAACAATCCGTCTGGTCAACGCAATGAACATTTTCCAATGCATGCTTATTTATATAGTTAAGCGGCTCCGGATATTTGTCCAGACTCATCACGCGGGTTTAATGCATAGAACATCGTCTATCAGAAACGTCGATATTATCGATTTGTATTGAAGTACCGGGGTTTTTAAGCTTCTGCCTCATTCTGGCTTTGCAGGGCAGTGGCGAGCGCGCGGTACATGATTACACTACGAACCTACGTTTATATCGACTCCCTGCAGCCACAACTGGCGGAATACATGGCGACTGTGTCGCAGGGCTTTCCACCCTCGCCGGGTAATGCCTGCCTGTGGGTGGAGGTCTCACCGGGGATGGCGGTACATCGTCTCACCGACATGGCGCTCAAGGCGACGCGCGTGCATCTGGCCCAGCAGGTGGTGGAGCGTGCCTATGGCTCGATGGTGATTCACCATCGCGATCAAAGCGATGTGGAAGAATCGGGGCGGGTGATACTCAACCATCTGGATAAGGCCGCTACCAATCCCGAACCCTGCAAGATTGCCTGGCAGGAAACCATCCGCGGCATGACACCCGATCACACCGTGGTGATCAACCGCCAGGACCGCAAGGGCTCGATGATTCTGCCCGATCAGAGCATGTTCATTCTCGAGGCCGAGCCGGCCGGTTACATCATCTATGCTGCCAACCAGGCGGAGAAAGCCGCCAATATCACCCTGATCGATGCGCGCGCGGTGGGTGCCTTCGGGCGTCTGACCCTCTCCGGGCGCGAGGCGGATGTGGACGAGGCCGCGGCGGCAGCCATCAATGCCGTGCAACATCCGTGGACTTCATGGGGATCGCGCTGATGCATCGCCAGGAACTGCTGCGTCTGCTTGATGAACATCGGACCCGTTTCATGGACGAGTCGGGTTTTGTGCGGCGCGCGATCGCCTTCGTTGAACAGCATCCGGACTGCTTCGAGCGCGAACTGCTACCGACCCACGTGACCGGGTCGGCCTGGGTGGTCAGCCCGGATCGTTCGCATGTGCTGATGCTGCACCATCGCAAGCTGGATCAATGGTTCCAGCCCGGCGGCCATGCCGATGGCGATGCCGATATTCTGCGCGTCGCGTTGCGTGAGACGGCCGAGGAGAGCGGTATCGATCCATCGCAGGTCAGATTATTGAGCGAGGCGATCTTTGACGTGGATATCCACTGGACGCCCGCGACGGCCGATGCACCGGCCCACGAACATATCGATATCCGGTTTCTGGTGGAAGTCGATGACAGCCTGTCGATTCCGGGCAATGACGAGTCCCATGAGATCGGCTGGGTGGTGCTGCATGATGTGCCGCGCTTTAACAATAACCGTTCCACCTATCGCATGCTGGAAAAAACCCGGCAAATGCGGCACGGGTTTGACAACCGGTAAAGCAGTACACCTGAAGATGACAGGTGAACAATCATCACACAGGCCCGGGAATACCGGGAGAGATAAACACGCAAAGACTGCGGTTGGAAATCAGAAGTCAGGGCAGGATACAGGTATATATAGATATTGATCGATGGGTTTGAAAGTCGATGTCGATGGTATAGCAAATCATCTATCGATAACGAAGAAAATATCGATTTGTATCAAATAAACCGGCTCCCTAAGCTTTGACTACCCAAACAGAATTTGCAGCGAACTGAAATATCAGCAACCGAAGCAGGAGTAGATCATGTCAAAAGCCTATGAAGCGGGTGTAAAAGAATACCGCGATAGTTATTGGACCCCGGATTATGTCCCGCTGGATACGGACTTGTTGGCCTGTTTCAAGGTCACCGGCCAGCCCGGCGTGCCTCGCGAAGAGGTTGCCGCTGCCGTGGCCGCCGAGTCTTCCACCGGGACCTGGAGTGCCGTCTGGTCCGAATTATTGACCGATCTGGAATACTACAAGGGCCGTGCTTACCGGATTGAAGACGTGCCCGGTGACTCGGAATCCTTCTATGCGTTTGTCGCCTATCCGATCGATCTGTTCGAGGAAAACTCGATGACCAACGTGCTGACCTCGCTGGTCGGTAACGTCTTCGGTTTCAAGGCCCTCAAGCATCTGCGTCTGGAAGATCTGCGTTTTCCGATCGCTTACATCAAAACCTGCGGCGGTCCGCCGGCCGGCATTCAGGTTGAACGTGATCGCCTGAACAAGTACGGCCGTCCGTTGCTGGGTGCAACCATCAAGCCCAAACTGGGGATGTCCGCCAAGAACTACGGTCGCGCGGTTTATGAATGCCTGCGCGGCGGTCTGGATATGACCAAGGATGACGAGAACGTCAACTCCCAGCCGTTCATGCGCTGGCGCGATCGCTACGAATTTGTCGGCGAAGCCATCCAGAAAGCCCAGCAGGAAACCGGCGAGCGCAAGGGGCATTACCTGAACGTGACCGCGCCGACCCCGGAAGACATGTACGAGCGTGCCGAATTCGCCAAGGAAGTCG encodes:
- a CDS encoding NUDIX hydrolase — its product is MHRQELLRLLDEHRTRFMDESGFVRRAIAFVEQHPDCFERELLPTHVTGSAWVVSPDRSHVLMLHHRKLDQWFQPGGHADGDADILRVALRETAEESGIDPSQVRLLSEAIFDVDIHWTPATADAPAHEHIDIRFLVEVDDSLSIPGNDESHEIGWVVLHDVPRFNNNRSTYRMLEKTRQMRHGFDNR
- a CDS encoding BMC domain-containing protein, with amino-acid sequence MITLRTYVYIDSLQPQLAEYMATVSQGFPPSPGNACLWVEVSPGMAVHRLTDMALKATRVHLAQQVVERAYGSMVIHHRDQSDVEESGRVILNHLDKAATNPEPCKIAWQETIRGMTPDHTVVINRQDRKGSMILPDQSMFILEAEPAGYIIYAANQAEKAANITLIDARAVGAFGRLTLSGREADVDEAAAAAINAVQHPWTSWGSR
- a CDS encoding form I ribulose bisphosphate carboxylase large subunit gives rise to the protein MSKAYEAGVKEYRDSYWTPDYVPLDTDLLACFKVTGQPGVPREEVAAAVAAESSTGTWSAVWSELLTDLEYYKGRAYRIEDVPGDSESFYAFVAYPIDLFEENSMTNVLTSLVGNVFGFKALKHLRLEDLRFPIAYIKTCGGPPAGIQVERDRLNKYGRPLLGATIKPKLGMSAKNYGRAVYECLRGGLDMTKDDENVNSQPFMRWRDRYEFVGEAIQKAQQETGERKGHYLNVTAPTPEDMYERAEFAKEVGSPILMHDFLTGGFTAHTGLANWCRKNGMLLHVHRAMHAVIDRHPKHGIHYRVLAKCLRLSGGDQLHTGTVVGKLEGDRASTLGFVDQLRESFVPEDRSRGVFFDQDWGSLPGVFAVASGGIHVWHMPALLAIFGDDSLLQFGGGTQGHPWGNAAGAAANRVALEACVKARNQGREVEKEARDILMDAAKTSPELAIALETWKEIKFEFETVDKLDVG
- a CDS encoding 5-carboxymethyl-2-hydroxymuconate Delta-isomerase, with product MPHLIIEYSADCLDERQAQTMADAVFGAALDSGLFETANIKSRAIPITAYRMGVEGKGFVCVRCRIHAGRTGAQKKQLSEAVVATLRELELGVAAITAEVIDMDPASYSRYYAD
- the msrA gene encoding peptide-methionine (S)-S-oxide reductase MsrA; amino-acid sequence: MHHKILVFLFITVFPFSSALADEAVFAGGCFWCMEADFEKLDGVSEVISGFTGGEIKNPTYRGNHEGHYEAVRVIYDPEVVSYQDLLDHYWVNIDPFDDQGQFCDKGHSYLSAIFVANDRQRRLAEASRQKVVEQFPDKKVVTPILEAGTFWPIKGSESHHQDYYKKSPLRYKFYRLTCGRDSRLEDIWGKKN